The Vulpes vulpes isolate BD-2025 chromosome 8, VulVul3, whole genome shotgun sequence genome has a window encoding:
- the LOC112921255 gene encoding keratin, type II cytoskeletal 8-like: protein MSCLWSSFCPQPCELDRATEPPALREEGASDSAQGKLAWLEAALQRAKHDMACQLREYQDLMIIKLGLDFEIATYRKLLESEESRLGLGFGTGSLPALGSAPRSLARLLPPGGAGPGGLERSTPGGGCGC from the exons ATGTCCTGTCTGTGGTCTTCCTTTTGCCCCCAGCCCTGTGAACTGGACAGAGCCACAGAACCACCAGCTCTGCGGGAGGAGGGAGCCTCAGACAGTGCCCAGGGCAAGCTGGCCTGGCTGGAGGCCGCCCTGCAGCGAGCCAAGCACGACATGGCCTGCCAGCTGCGCGAGTACCAGGACCTCATGATCATCAAGCTGGGCCTGGACTTTGAGATCGCCACCTACCGCAAGCTGCTGGAGAGCGAGGAGAGCAG GCTTGGTCTGGGATTCGGGACCGGGAGCCTCC CCGCTCTGGGCTCAGCCCCCCGCAGCCTGGCCCGCCTGCTGCCCCCCGGAGGAGCGGGCCCCGGTGGCCTGGAGAGGAGCACCCCTGGCGGCGGCTGCGGATGCTGA